In the Chromobacterium sp. ATCC 53434 genome, CGTTCAGCGATTACGTGGTGCCGGCCCAGCCCAGCCTGGGCCAACTGGCCTTCATGCTGCGCCGCCGCGGCTGGGCGCCGGAATTGAGCGCCGGCGTCTGGCTGGACAATCTCCTGGTCGGCTTCTGGCTATGCGCGACGTCGGACATCGACGGCGAGACCGAAGGCTATTGCATCGCCGCCGGCGTCGTCCCGGCCGCGCGCCGACGGGGCGCGCTGACCGGCATGGCCGCACAGGTGGAAAGCCTGCTGTCCGCGCGCGGCATCCGGCGCCAACGGTTGGAGGTGATAGACGGCAATCTGCGCGCGCAACAGGCCTATGCCGCGCTAGGCTTCTCACCGCTGCGCCAGCTGGACTGCTACCAGATCCAGACGCCGATAGCCGCCGCCGGCGACTGGCCGGTCACCGTGCATGCCGGCTACCGGACGCAGGACTGGCCGCCGGCCGCCGGGCTCGCCTATCCGCCGGCGGTGCCTAACCGCCGCGAATCGCTGCTGCGGGCCGAGCCGCCGCCGCGCTGGCTCGCCGTGCGCCGCGACGGCCGCTTGCTCGGCTCGCTGCTGATGTCGCCGGACGGAGAAGTCGCCGAACTGACGGTGGCACCGGACTGCCGCCGCCGCGGCATCGCCAGCCGGCTGCTGCACGCCGGCCAGATGCTGGCCAACGGCGGCAGGCTCAGTTTCAACAATGTGGACAACCGCGATCTGGCGCTGCTGAGCCTGTTGCTGAAACACCAGGCCGGCTACCGGCTGTCGCAATGGGAGATGTTGAAAAGCGCCGCGGCCGACGACGGCATTCGGCCCGGGCGGTGATAAAATGAGAGAGTCGGCGGCGCCTCGCCGCCGGCGAGACACAGGCATCAACCAGCCGCCCGGTCCATCCGGCGCGGCGCAGAACCGGTCCGTCCCTCATGCATCGACAGCAACAAACCGAATGGCAGCAACGGCTGATCACCTTGCTGGAACAACAACCGCCGGACGACGACGGCGCCCACGACCTCAGCCACCTGCACCGGGTGTGGGCGGTGGCGCGCCAGTTGCTGGAAAGCCATCCGGAAGCCGATCCGCTGGTGGTGATGGCCGGCAGCTATCTGCACGACCTGGTCAACCTGCCGAAGAACCATCCGCAACGCAATCAGGCCTCGCGCTGGTCCGCCGAACGCGCGCGCCAGCTGCTGGCCGACAGCGGCCTTTCCGCCGCCCAGCTGGACAATCTGGCCCACGCCATCGAGGCCCACAGCTATTCGGCGGCGATCGAACCTCGCACGCTGGAGGCC is a window encoding:
- a CDS encoding GNAT family N-acetyltransferase, with protein sequence MSSPHPRGAAMDISTLDRLTPADLHRCFLEAFSDYVVPAQPSLGQLAFMLRRRGWAPELSAGVWLDNLLVGFWLCATSDIDGETEGYCIAAGVVPAARRRGALTGMAAQVESLLSARGIRRQRLEVIDGNLRAQQAYAALGFSPLRQLDCYQIQTPIAAAGDWPVTVHAGYRTQDWPPAAGLAYPPAVPNRRESLLRAEPPPRWLAVRRDGRLLGSLLMSPDGEVAELTVAPDCRRRGIASRLLHAGQMLANGGRLSFNNVDNRDLALLSLLLKHQAGYRLSQWEMLKSAAADDGIRPGR
- a CDS encoding HD domain-containing protein, whose product is MHRQQQTEWQQRLITLLEQQPPDDDGAHDLSHLHRVWAVARQLLESHPEADPLVVMAGSYLHDLVNLPKNHPQRNQASRWSAERARQLLADSGLSAAQLDNLAHAIEAHSYSAAIEPRTLEARIVQDADRMDALGPVGLARMFYVSGRMGRALAHPLDPLGEQRGLDDQAWAIDHIDVKLARLPGMMQTEAGRAMAEQKLQWLLHFRDEFCRDWLAR